TAAAATTTCTCCAAAAAAATATCTTTTTTTACAAAAACTTAAAAATAATTGCATTTTTGCACGAGTCATACCTACATATAAAAGACGTCTTTCTTCAACAATATTTTTAAGAAGAATACTTTTTTTATGAGGCAAAATCCCTTCTTCTAATCCTATAATACATACAACAGAAAATTCTAACCCTTTTGATGAATGTAACGTCATTAATTGTAACGTATTACTTTTATTAGATTCTTGATGTAAATCATCTAAATTTTCTCCACAAACTAAACGTGCAATAATATCAGAAAAATAAGAAGATGATTTATTTTGAGTATTTAATAAATTTCTTAATAACCAATTTTTTAAAAAATTAATATTATTAACAGCAATTTTAAATAAATCTAAATCTTTAAGACGTTTTTTAGTCCATTCTAAATAATTGATATCACAAATAATAATATCTAAAATTTTTTCAGGTGTTTTTTTTAAAATTTTTTTTAAATTAAAAATCCATTTAAAAAAATTATTTAATATTAATACAGTTTTATAATTAAAAAATAACAACAGATTTTTAAAAATACATGTATTTAATAAATTTAAATTATATTTTAAAGAAATTTCTTTTAATTTCAATACTGTATTAATCCCTACACGTCGTCTTGGAACATTAATAATTCGTAAAAACGCTAAATCATCTGAAGAATTTAAAACCAAACGTAAATATGCTAACAAATCTTTAATTTCTAATTTTTCAAAAAAAGATTGTTCATTATTCAATGTATATGGAATATTATGACTAATTAATTCTGTTTCTATAACCTTAGATTGATAACGATTACGATATAAAATCGCATATTCAAAATATTTTAAATTATATGTATTTTTATGAGTATAAATAAAATTTATTATTTGTTTAGCTTCCTCAAATTCACTCTCTGCTTCAAAAAGATAAATTTGAGGTCCATATTTTAAATTTGAAAATAATTTTTTTTTTAAAAAAATAGGATTATTAGAAATTAAGGAATTTGCAGCTTTTAAAATACATTGAGAAGAACGATAATTTTGTTCCATTTTGATTGTTTTTAATGCTGGAAAATCTTTTTTTAATAAAAAAAAAATTTTTTGTTGTGCACCTCTCCAAGAATATATTGATTGGTCATTATCTCCAACAATTGTAAAATTAGAAGGCACATTAATTAACGTTTTCATTAATTCATATTGACTAATATTAGTATCTTGATATTCATCAATCAATATATATTGAATTTTTTTACGCCACTTTAACTGAACTGTTAAATTATTTTTTAATAATAATGTTGGTAATAAAATTAAATCATCAAAATCTAACATATTATGCAATTTTAAATATTTTTCATATTTGCTATAATAAAATATAAAAATTTGTTCTGATTTTTCATATTTTTTTTTTTTTAAATCTTTAACTTGTAATAATTTTTGTTTCCAATAAGAAATTTTAAATAATATTTTTTTTAAAATTTTTTTTTTCGGTTTTATAGAAAAAAAAAATATTTCTTTTAAAATTTTAAATTGATCACTTTCATTTAATAACGTAAAATTTTTTTTAATATGTAATAAATGATATTCTTGATATATAATTTTCATTCCTAAAGAATGAAAAGTTGATATTACAAGAGTATTTAATTCAAATGATGTTAATTTTTTTTTTAAACGATTTTTAATTTCATATGCTGCTTTATTAGTAAACGTAACTGTAATAATTGTTTTAGGATGATAATGACAAATTTTTATTAATTCAATTATTTTATTAATAATAACACTCGTTTTTCCAGATCCTGCACCTGCTAAAATTAAACAAGGACCAATAACGTGTTTAATAGCTTGTTTTTGTATCAAATTTAATTTCATAAAAAAATCACAAAAAATAAATAATAACATTTTTAATATTATACAAAAAAACATAAAAAAAATTATAAAAAATTTTTTAAAAAATTTTTTAAAAAATTTTCAAAAATTTAATTATATTTTTTTTTCATAGAATACATATATGATCTTAATTTTTTTCCAATTTTTTCTATTGGATGATTTTCAATATTAGAATGTAAAAAATTTAATTTTTTATTGTTAATAGACATAGTATAAATAGATTCACCTAAATCACTATTTTCAATCGTTTTTAAAAAATTTTTAACAATAGGCAATGCTGAATTTGTAAACAAATAATTTCCATATTCTGCAGTATCAGAAATCACTTGATTCATTTCATATAATCTTTTACGTGCAATAGTATTCGCAATTAATGGTAATTCATGTAAAGACTCAAAATATGCAGATTCTTCTAAAATACCTGAACTTACCATAATTTCAAAAGATAATTCAATACCTGCTTTTAACATCGCAACCATTAATGTACATTTTTCAAAATATTCATTTTCTTTTAATAAATCAACTGGTACATTATTTGCAATTTCAAAATCTTCTTTTTTATACATATCACGCCATAACAATAAATTATGATCGTTATTTTCCCAATCTTTTATTAAATCTCTAGAAAATATTCCAGATAAAATATTATCCATGTGTGCAGAAAATAAAGGATATAAAATTTTTTTTAATTTTTGAGATAATTGATAAGCACGAATTTGAGCTGAATTAGATAAACGATGAAACAACAATGTAATACCACCAATTTTTAAAACTTCAGATAATTTTTCCCATCCATATTGAATTAATGAAATTGAATATTTTACATCATAACCTTTTGAAATTAAATGTTCATAACATGCTAATGAACAAGTTTGTAAAAATCCACATAAAATAG
The sequence above is drawn from the Buchnera aphidicola (Tuberolachnus salignus) genome and encodes:
- a CDS encoding UvrD-helicase domain-containing protein, whose product is MKLNLIQKQAIKHVIGPCLILAGAGSGKTSVIINKIIELIKICHYHPKTIITVTFTNKAAYEIKNRLKKKLTSFELNTLVISTFHSLGMKIIYQEYHLLHIKKNFTLLNESDQFKILKEIFFFSIKPKKKILKKILFKISYWKQKLLQVKDLKKKKYEKSEQIFIFYYSKYEKYLKLHNMLDFDDLILLPTLLLKNNLTVQLKWRKKIQYILIDEYQDTNISQYELMKTLINVPSNFTIVGDNDQSIYSWRGAQQKIFFLLKKDFPALKTIKMEQNYRSSQCILKAANSLISNNPIFLKKKLFSNLKYGPQIYLFEAESEFEEAKQIINFIYTHKNTYNLKYFEYAILYRNRYQSKVIETELISHNIPYTLNNEQSFFEKLEIKDLLAYLRLVLNSSDDLAFLRIINVPRRRVGINTVLKLKEISLKYNLNLLNTCIFKNLLLFFNYKTVLILNNFFKWIFNLKKILKKTPEKILDIIICDINYLEWTKKRLKDLDLFKIAVNNINFLKNWLLRNLLNTQNKSSSYFSDIIARLVCGENLDDLHQESNKSNTLQLMTLHSSKGLEFSVVCIIGLEEGILPHKKSILLKNIVEERRLLYVGMTRAKMQLFLSFCKKRYFFGEILKMLPSRFLNELPKNDIFWHKKKYINSNFFF
- the ilvC gene encoding ketol-acid reductoisomerase; amino-acid sequence: MKNYFNLLNFREKLQELQTCHIIKNLTINSLKILKNKKIVIIGCGSQGYHQGLNLRDSGLDVSYAFRQSSIQKQTRSWKNAKKSNFFVGTFEELIPNADLVINLTPDKNHAIVVKSLQNLMKKNSFLGYSHGFHIVESNVVIRSDITVIMVAPKCPGTEVRAEFLKGFGVPSLIAVHQKNDIYQKGLNIAKAWAVGLGSHKAGVLRSSFSAEVKSDLMGEQTILCGFLQTCSLACYEHLISKGYDVKYSISLIQYGWEKLSEVLKIGGITLLFHRLSNSAQIRAYQLSQKLKKILYPLFSAHMDNILSGIFSRDLIKDWENNDHNLLLWRDMYKKEDFEIANNVPVDLLKENEYFEKCTLMVAMLKAGIELSFEIMVSSGILEESAYFESLHELPLIANTIARKRLYEMNQVISDTAEYGNYLFTNSALPIVKNFLKTIENSDLGESIYTMSINNKKLNFLHSNIENHPIEKIGKKLRSYMYSMKKKYN